In the genome of Pseudomonas putida, one region contains:
- a CDS encoding DUF808 domain-containing protein: MAGSSLLVLIDDIATVLDDVSVMTKVAAKKTAGVLGDDLALNAQQVTGVRADREIPVVWAVAKGSLVNKAILVPAALLISAFIPWAVTPLLMLGGAYLCFEGFEKLAHKFLHSKDEDQAQHEARNEALADPNIDLVAYEKDKIKGAVRTDFILSAEIIAITLGIVADSPLTQQIVVLSGIAVVMTIGVYGLVGGIVKLDDLGLWMTTKASRMARAVGNGILRAAPYMMKSLSVIGTAAMFLVGGGILVHGIEPLHHAIEAFSEGRGGSLTGGLLNGVAGVFAGAVVLAVVGVVSRIWRAVRG; the protein is encoded by the coding sequence ATGGCAGGAAGCAGTCTACTGGTACTGATCGACGACATCGCCACGGTGCTCGACGACGTCTCAGTGATGACCAAGGTCGCGGCGAAGAAGACCGCGGGGGTGCTGGGCGACGACCTGGCGCTCAACGCCCAGCAGGTCACCGGTGTGCGCGCCGATCGCGAGATTCCGGTGGTGTGGGCGGTGGCCAAGGGCTCGCTGGTGAACAAGGCGATCCTGGTGCCGGCGGCGCTGCTGATCAGTGCGTTCATTCCCTGGGCGGTCACGCCATTGCTGATGCTCGGTGGGGCCTACCTGTGCTTTGAGGGCTTCGAGAAGCTGGCGCACAAGTTCTTGCACAGCAAGGACGAGGACCAGGCGCAGCACGAGGCGCGTAACGAGGCCTTGGCCGATCCGAACATCGACCTGGTGGCTTATGAGAAGGACAAGATCAAAGGCGCGGTGCGCACCGATTTCATCCTCTCTGCCGAAATCATCGCCATCACCCTGGGCATCGTCGCCGACTCGCCCTTGACCCAGCAGATCGTCGTGCTGTCGGGCATCGCCGTGGTGATGACCATCGGGGTGTACGGCTTGGTGGGCGGTATCGTCAAGCTCGACGACCTGGGCTTGTGGATGACCACCAAGGCCTCCCGCATGGCCCGCGCTGTGGGCAACGGCATCCTGCGGGCCGCGCCGTACATGATGAAAAGCCTGTCGGTGATCGGCACTGCGGCCATGTTCCTGGTCGGTGGGGGCATCCTGGTACACGGCATCGAGCCGCTGCATCACGCCATCGAGGCGTTCAGCGAAGGGCGGGGCGGGTCGCTGACCGGTGGGCTGCTCAACGGCGTGGCCGGCGTATTCGCCGGCGCCGTGGTGCTGGCCGTGGTCGGTGTCGTGTCCAGGATCTGGCGGGCAGTCAGGGGCTGA
- a CDS encoding TetR/AcrR family transcriptional regulator: protein MSTIRERNKELILRAASEEFADKGFAATKTSDIAAKAGLPKPNVYYYFKSKENLYREVLESIIAPIMQASTPFNADGDPKEVLSGYIRSKIRISRDLPHASKVFASEIMHGAPHLSPNQVQQLNDQARHNIECIQHWIERKQIAPVDPHHLMFSIWAATQTYADFDWQISVVTGKPKLADSDYDAAAETIIRLVLKGCEPETD from the coding sequence ATGAGCACCATTCGCGAGCGCAACAAGGAACTGATCCTGCGCGCGGCCAGCGAAGAATTCGCCGACAAGGGCTTCGCCGCCACCAAGACCAGCGACATCGCCGCCAAGGCCGGCCTGCCCAAGCCAAACGTCTATTACTATTTCAAATCCAAGGAAAACCTCTATCGCGAGGTCCTTGAAAGCATCATCGCGCCGATCATGCAGGCCTCCACGCCGTTCAACGCCGACGGCGACCCCAAAGAAGTGCTCAGCGGCTACATCCGCTCGAAGATCCGCATCTCCCGCGACCTGCCCCACGCCTCCAAGGTGTTTGCCAGCGAGATCATGCACGGTGCACCGCACCTCTCGCCCAACCAGGTGCAGCAGCTCAACGACCAGGCGCGGCACAACATCGAGTGCATCCAGCACTGGATCGAGCGCAAGCAGATCGCCCCGGTCGACCCGCACCACCTGATGTTCAGCATCTGGGCGGCGACGCAGACCTACGCCGACTTCGACTGGCAGATCTCCGTGGTCACCGGCAAGCCCAAGCTGGCCGACAGTGACTATGACGCGGCAGCCGAGACCATCATCCGGCTGGTGCTCAAAGGCTGCGAGCCCGAGACAGACTGA
- a CDS encoding GlcG/HbpS family heme-binding protein has product MNALTLKVAVSLVNAALAAGRKINAAPLTVAVLDAGGHLLALQREDGASLLRPQVAMGKAWGAVALGKGSRLLALDAQQRPAFFAALNGLGESPVVPAPGGVLIRDQAGKVLGAVGISGDTSDIDEQCAISAIEEAGLKADAGVAA; this is encoded by the coding sequence ATGAACGCATTGACCCTCAAAGTCGCCGTCAGCCTGGTAAACGCCGCGCTGGCAGCGGGTCGCAAGATCAACGCCGCCCCCTTGACGGTGGCGGTACTGGACGCGGGCGGGCACCTGCTGGCGCTGCAGCGCGAGGATGGTGCCAGCCTGCTGCGGCCGCAGGTGGCCATGGGCAAGGCCTGGGGGGCCGTCGCCCTGGGCAAGGGCTCGCGCCTGCTGGCGCTGGATGCGCAGCAGCGCCCGGCGTTCTTCGCCGCGCTCAATGGTCTGGGCGAAAGCCCGGTGGTGCCGGCGCCCGGTGGTGTGCTGATTCGTGATCAGGCAGGCAAGGTGCTAGGTGCTGTAGGGATCAGCGGAGATACGTCGGATATCGACGAGCAATGCGCGATCAGTGCGATCGAGGAGGCGGGGCTTAAGGCCGATGCTGGCGTAGCAGCGTAA
- the gcl gene encoding glyoxylate carboligase, whose amino-acid sequence MSKMRAIDAAVLVMRREGVDTAFGIPGAAINPLYSALKKVGGIDHVLARHVEGASHMAEGYTRANPGNIGVCIGTSGPAGTDMVTGLYSASADSIPILCITGQAPRARLHKEDFQAVDITNIVKPVTKWATTVLEPGQVPYAFQKAFYEMRTGRPGPVLIDLPFDVQMAEIEFDIDAYEPLPVHKPSASRVQAEKALAMLNEAERPLIVSGGGVINADASEKLVEFAELTGVPVIPTLMGWGTIPDDHPQMVGMVGLQTSHRYGNATLLKSDLVFGIGNRWANRHTGSVDVYTEGRKFVHVDIEPTQIGRVFTPDLGIVSDAGAALDAFLEVAREWKAAGKLKCRREWLEDCQQRKSSLQRKTHFDNVPVKPQRVYEEMNQVFGKDTCYVSTIGLSQIAGAQFLHVYKPRHWINCGQAGPLGWTIPAALGVVKADPSRKVVALSGDYDFQFMIEELAVGAQFNLPYVHVLVNNAYLGLIRQAQRGFDMDYCVQLAFENINATEAGSYGVDHVAVVEGLGCKALRVFEPAEIAPALLKAQKMAEEFRVPVVVEVILERVTNISMGTEINAVNEFEDLALVGNDAPTAISLLD is encoded by the coding sequence ATGAGCAAAATGAGAGCAATCGATGCAGCCGTTCTGGTCATGCGCCGTGAAGGTGTAGATACCGCGTTCGGCATCCCGGGGGCTGCTATCAACCCGCTGTACTCGGCCCTGAAGAAAGTCGGTGGCATCGATCACGTCCTCGCTCGCCACGTCGAAGGCGCTTCCCACATGGCCGAGGGTTACACCCGCGCCAACCCGGGCAACATCGGTGTGTGCATTGGCACCTCCGGCCCTGCCGGTACCGACATGGTGACCGGTCTGTACAGCGCTTCGGCCGACTCCATCCCAATTCTCTGCATCACCGGCCAAGCGCCTCGTGCTCGCCTGCACAAGGAAGACTTCCAGGCCGTTGACATCACCAACATCGTCAAGCCGGTCACCAAGTGGGCCACTACCGTTCTGGAGCCAGGCCAGGTGCCTTACGCCTTCCAGAAGGCCTTCTACGAAATGCGCACTGGCCGTCCAGGCCCTGTGTTGATCGACCTGCCGTTCGACGTGCAGATGGCCGAAATCGAATTCGACATCGACGCCTACGAACCGCTGCCGGTCCACAAGCCATCCGCCAGCCGCGTCCAGGCTGAAAAAGCCCTGGCCATGCTCAACGAAGCCGAGCGTCCGCTGATCGTTTCCGGCGGTGGCGTGATCAACGCCGATGCCAGCGAAAAACTGGTCGAGTTCGCCGAACTGACCGGCGTACCGGTCATCCCGACCCTGATGGGCTGGGGCACCATTCCTGACGACCACCCACAGATGGTCGGCATGGTCGGTCTGCAGACTTCGCACCGCTACGGCAACGCCACCCTGCTCAAGTCCGACCTGGTGTTCGGTATCGGTAACCGCTGGGCCAACCGCCACACCGGTTCCGTCGACGTCTACACCGAAGGCCGCAAGTTCGTTCACGTGGACATCGAACCGACCCAGATCGGTCGTGTATTCACCCCGGACCTGGGCATCGTTTCCGACGCAGGCGCCGCATTGGATGCCTTCCTGGAAGTGGCCCGCGAGTGGAAAGCCGCCGGCAAGCTCAAGTGCCGTCGCGAGTGGCTGGAAGACTGCCAGCAGCGCAAGTCGAGCCTGCAGCGCAAGACCCACTTCGACAACGTGCCGGTCAAGCCGCAGCGCGTCTACGAAGAAATGAACCAGGTCTTCGGCAAGGACACCTGCTACGTCAGCACCATCGGTCTGTCGCAGATCGCCGGCGCCCAGTTCCTGCACGTGTACAAACCACGCCACTGGATCAACTGCGGTCAGGCCGGCCCACTGGGCTGGACCATCCCGGCTGCCCTGGGTGTGGTCAAGGCGGACCCTTCGCGCAAAGTGGTCGCGCTGTCCGGTGACTACGACTTCCAGTTCATGATCGAAGAGCTGGCGGTAGGCGCCCAGTTCAACCTGCCGTACGTCCATGTGCTGGTGAACAACGCCTACCTGGGTCTGATCCGTCAGGCGCAGCGTGGCTTCGACATGGATTACTGTGTACAACTGGCGTTCGAGAACATCAACGCCACCGAAGCAGGCAGCTACGGCGTCGATCACGTGGCCGTGGTCGAGGGTCTGGGCTGTAAGGCACTGCGCGTGTTCGAACCGGCCGAAATCGCCCCTGCCCTGCTCAAGGCGCAGAAGATGGCCGAAGAGTTCCGCGTGCCGGTGGTGGTAGAAGTGATCCTCGAACGCGTGACCAACATTTCCATGGGTACCGAAATCAACGCGGTCAACGAGTTCGAAGACCTCGCCCTGGTCGGCAACGACGCACCTACCGCGATCTCGCTGCTGGACTGA
- the hyi gene encoding hydroxypyruvate isomerase produces the protein MPRFAANLSMLFTEQDFLARFKAAADAGFSGVEYLFPYDFSAAEIKQQLDAHGLTQVLFNLPAGDWGKGERGIACTPERVEEFRAGVDKAIEYAKVLGNTQVNCLAGIRPQGPDCATVRKTFVDNLKYAADKLKAAGIRLVMEMINTRDIPGFYLNTTKQALEIQAEVGSDNLFLQYDIYHMQIMEGDLARTMEANLKLINHIQLADNPGRNEPGTGEINYRFLFEHLDRIGYQGWVGAEYKPLTTTEAGLGWLKTHNAI, from the coding sequence ATGCCTCGCTTCGCTGCCAACCTGTCCATGCTGTTCACCGAGCAGGACTTCCTGGCCCGCTTCAAGGCCGCCGCCGACGCTGGCTTCAGCGGTGTCGAATACCTCTTCCCGTACGATTTCAGCGCCGCCGAGATCAAGCAGCAACTCGACGCACACGGCCTGACCCAGGTGCTGTTCAACCTGCCGGCCGGCGACTGGGGCAAAGGCGAGCGCGGCATCGCGTGCACCCCTGAGCGCGTCGAAGAGTTCCGCGCCGGTGTCGACAAGGCCATCGAATACGCCAAGGTACTGGGCAACACCCAGGTCAACTGCCTGGCCGGCATCCGCCCACAAGGTCCGGACTGCGCCACCGTACGCAAGACCTTCGTCGACAACCTCAAGTACGCCGCCGACAAGCTCAAGGCTGCAGGTATCCGCCTGGTCATGGAAATGATCAACACCCGTGACATTCCGGGCTTCTACCTGAACACCACCAAGCAGGCCCTGGAGATCCAGGCCGAAGTCGGCAGCGACAACCTGTTCCTGCAGTACGACATCTATCACATGCAGATCATGGAAGGTGACCTGGCTCGCACCATGGAAGCCAACCTGAAGCTGATCAACCACATCCAGCTGGCCGACAACCCCGGCCGCAACGAACCAGGCACCGGCGAGATCAACTATCGCTTCCTGTTCGAGCACCTGGACCGCATCGGTTACCAGGGCTGGGTGGGCGCGGAATACAAGCCGCTGACCACCACCGAGGCAGGCCTGGGCTGGTTGAAGACGCACAACGCAATCTAA
- a CDS encoding 2-hydroxy-3-oxopropionate reductase, whose amino-acid sequence MAKIGFIGTGIMGNPMAQNLQKAGHSLFVSTHHDAAPANLVAAGAVALANPKEVAQEAEFIIVMVPDTPQVESVLFGENGVAEGAGPNKVVIDMSSISPTATKVFAEKIKATGAAYLDAPVSGGEVGAKAGTLSIMVGGCPKAFERALPLFEAMGKNITRVGGNGDGQTAKVANQIIVALNIQAVGEALLFAAKNGADPAKVREALMGGFASSKILEVHAERMIKGTFDPGFRINLHQKDLNLALQGAKELGINLPNTSNAQQVFSTCVALGGGNWDHSALIKGLEHMANFSIRDDK is encoded by the coding sequence ATGGCTAAAATCGGTTTCATCGGCACCGGCATCATGGGCAACCCAATGGCCCAGAACCTGCAAAAAGCAGGTCACAGCCTGTTCGTCTCCACTCACCACGACGCCGCCCCGGCCAACCTGGTCGCCGCTGGCGCCGTTGCCCTGGCCAACCCGAAGGAAGTGGCCCAGGAAGCCGAGTTCATCATCGTCATGGTTCCGGACACCCCGCAAGTCGAGTCCGTCCTGTTCGGTGAGAACGGCGTGGCCGAAGGCGCAGGCCCGAACAAGGTCGTGATCGACATGAGTTCGATCTCCCCCACCGCCACCAAAGTCTTCGCCGAGAAGATCAAGGCTACCGGCGCTGCCTACCTGGATGCCCCGGTCTCCGGTGGTGAAGTCGGCGCCAAGGCCGGCACCCTGAGCATCATGGTCGGCGGCTGCCCGAAGGCCTTCGAACGCGCACTGCCACTGTTCGAAGCCATGGGCAAGAACATCACCCGCGTCGGCGGCAACGGCGACGGCCAGACCGCCAAGGTCGCCAACCAGATCATCGTCGCCCTGAACATCCAGGCCGTCGGTGAAGCCCTGCTGTTCGCTGCCAAGAACGGCGCGGATCCTGCCAAGGTTCGTGAAGCGCTGATGGGTGGCTTCGCCTCCTCGAAGATCCTCGAAGTTCACGCCGAGCGCATGATCAAGGGCACCTTCGACCCAGGCTTCCGCATCAACCTGCACCAGAAGGACCTGAACCTGGCCCTGCAAGGCGCCAAGGAGCTGGGCATCAACCTGCCCAACACCTCCAACGCCCAGCAAGTGTTCAGCACCTGCGTCGCCCTGGGCGGCGGCAACTGGGACCACTCGGCGCTGATCAAAGGCCTGGAGCACATGGCCAACTTCTCGATCCGCGACGACAAGTAA
- a CDS encoding glycerate kinase type-2 family protein, protein MSVDPQKILRELFDTAIAAAHPRQVLEPHLPADRTGRVIVIGAGKAAAAMAEVVEKSWKGEVSGLVVTRYGHGANCQKIEVVEAAHPVPDAAGLAVAKRVLELVSNLTEDDRVIFLLSGGGSALLALPAEGLTLADKQQINKALLKSGATIGEMNCVRKHLSAIKGGRLAKACWPATVYTYAISDVPGDLATVIASGPTVADPSTSADALAILKRYNIEASQAVIDWLNNPASETVKADDPALARSHFKLIAKPQQSLEAAAVKARQAGFSPLILGDLEGESREVAKVHAGIARQIVLHGQPLKAPCIILSGGETTVTVRGNGRGGRNAEFLLSLTENLKGLAGVYALAGDTDGIDGSEENAGAIMTPDSYANAEALGLSASDELDNNNGYGYFAALDALIVTEPTRTNVNDFRAILILETQPS, encoded by the coding sequence ATGTCGGTCGATCCACAAAAAATTCTCCGCGAGCTGTTCGACACAGCCATCGCCGCCGCTCACCCCCGCCAGGTCCTGGAACCCCACCTGCCCGCCGACCGCACCGGCCGCGTCATCGTCATCGGTGCCGGCAAGGCTGCCGCGGCCATGGCCGAAGTGGTCGAGAAGAGCTGGAAGGGCGAGGTGTCCGGCCTGGTCGTGACCCGCTACGGTCATGGCGCCAATTGCCAGAAGATCGAGGTGGTCGAAGCCGCCCACCCAGTTCCCGATGCCGCCGGCCTGGCCGTGGCCAAGCGCGTGCTCGAACTGGTCAGCAACCTCACAGAAGACGACCGGGTGATCTTCCTGCTCTCCGGCGGTGGCTCGGCCCTGCTGGCCCTGCCCGCCGAAGGCCTGACCCTGGCCGATAAGCAGCAGATCAACAAAGCCCTGCTCAAGTCCGGCGCCACCATCGGCGAGATGAACTGCGTGCGCAAGCACCTCTCGGCGATCAAGGGTGGCCGCCTGGCCAAGGCCTGCTGGCCTGCCACGGTCTACACCTACGCAATCTCCGACGTACCGGGCGACCTGGCCACGGTCATCGCCTCCGGCCCCACCGTGGCCGACCCGAGCACCTCGGCCGATGCCCTGGCCATCCTCAAGCGCTACAACATCGAAGCGTCCCAGGCGGTCATCGACTGGCTCAACAACCCGGCGTCGGAAACCGTCAAGGCCGACGACCCGGCACTGGCGCGCAGCCACTTCAAGCTGATCGCCAAACCTCAGCAGTCCCTGGAGGCCGCAGCGGTCAAGGCACGTCAGGCAGGCTTCAGCCCGCTGATCCTGGGCGATCTTGAAGGCGAATCGCGCGAAGTGGCCAAGGTCCATGCCGGCATTGCCCGTCAAATCGTGCTGCACGGCCAGCCACTCAAGGCGCCCTGCATCATCCTTTCCGGCGGCGAGACCACCGTCACCGTGCGCGGCAACGGTCGCGGCGGGCGCAATGCCGAGTTCCTGCTGAGCCTCACCGAGAACCTCAAAGGCCTGGCGGGCGTGTATGCCCTGGCCGGTGACACCGACGGCATCGACGGCTCCGAAGAAAACGCCGGCGCCATCATGACCCCGGACAGCTACGCCAACGCCGAGGCCCTGGGCCTGTCGGCATCCGACGAGCTGGACAACAACAACGGCTATGGCTACTTCGCCGCACTGGATGCGCTGATCGTCACCGAGCCGACCCGCACCAACGTCAACGACTTCCGTGCCATCCTGATCCTCGAGACCCAGCCATCATGA
- the pyk gene encoding pyruvate kinase produces the protein MTPDKKVKILATLGPAIKGIDDIRQLVEAGVNIFRLNFSHGEHADHALRYQWIREVEQQLNYPLGILMDLQGPKLRVGRFADGKIQLQRGQALRLDLDKTPGDDRRVNLPHPEIIAALEPGMDLLLDDGKLRLRVTAKHSDAIDTEVLAGGELSDRKGVNVPQAVLDLSPLTEKDRRDLAFGLDLGVDWVALSFVQRPEDIVEARQLIGDRAYLMAKIEKPSAVEQLQAIAELSDAIMVARGDLGVEVPAESVPQIQKRIIDTCRQLGRPVVVATQMLESMRFSPAPTRAEVTDVANAVAEGTDAVMLSAETASGEYPLEAVQMMSKIIRQVENGPDYQAQLDVGRPKAEATVSDAISCAIRRISGILPVAVLVNYSESGSSTLRAARERPRAPILNLTPNLATARRLSVTWGVHSVVNDRLRQVDEICSTALEIAQAQGMASRGDTLLITAGVPFGKPGTTNTLRIETLA, from the coding sequence ATGACGCCTGATAAGAAAGTCAAAATCCTCGCGACCCTCGGCCCTGCGATCAAAGGCATCGATGACATTCGCCAGCTGGTCGAGGCCGGGGTGAACATCTTCCGCCTGAACTTCAGCCACGGCGAGCACGCCGACCACGCCTTGCGCTACCAGTGGATCCGCGAAGTCGAGCAGCAACTGAACTACCCCCTGGGCATCCTCATGGACCTGCAGGGGCCAAAACTGCGCGTTGGCCGCTTCGCCGATGGCAAGATCCAGCTGCAACGCGGCCAGGCCCTGCGCCTGGACCTGGACAAGACCCCGGGCGACGATCGCCGGGTCAACCTGCCGCACCCGGAAATCATCGCTGCGCTGGAGCCGGGCATGGACCTGCTGCTCGACGACGGCAAGCTGCGCCTGCGAGTGACTGCCAAGCACAGCGATGCCATCGACACCGAAGTGCTCGCCGGCGGTGAGCTGTCCGACCGCAAAGGCGTGAACGTGCCCCAGGCCGTGCTCGACCTCAGCCCGCTGACCGAAAAAGACCGCCGCGACCTGGCCTTCGGCCTGGACCTGGGCGTGGACTGGGTCGCCCTGTCGTTCGTCCAGCGTCCTGAGGACATCGTCGAGGCCCGCCAACTGATCGGCGACCGCGCCTACCTGATGGCCAAGATCGAGAAGCCTTCGGCCGTCGAGCAACTGCAAGCGATCGCCGAGCTGTCCGACGCGATCATGGTTGCCCGTGGCGACCTGGGCGTGGAAGTGCCGGCCGAGAGCGTGCCGCAGATCCAGAAACGCATCATCGACACTTGCCGCCAGCTCGGCCGTCCGGTGGTGGTGGCCACGCAGATGCTCGAGTCCATGCGCTTCTCCCCTGCCCCGACCCGCGCCGAGGTCACCGACGTGGCCAACGCCGTGGCCGAAGGCACCGACGCGGTCATGCTGTCGGCCGAGACCGCTTCGGGTGAATACCCGCTGGAAGCGGTGCAGATGATGAGCAAGATCATCCGTCAGGTGGAGAACGGCCCGGACTACCAGGCCCAGCTCGATGTCGGTCGTCCCAAGGCCGAAGCCACGGTGTCGGATGCCATCAGCTGCGCGATTCGTCGCATCAGCGGCATCCTGCCAGTGGCCGTGCTGGTCAACTACAGCGAGTCGGGCTCCTCGACCCTGCGCGCTGCGCGCGAGCGTCCACGTGCACCGATCCTCAACCTGACACCGAACCTGGCCACCGCCCGTCGCCTGAGCGTGACCTGGGGCGTGCATTCGGTGGTCAATGATCGTCTGCGTCAGGTCGACGAGATCTGCTCCACGGCCCTGGAGATCGCCCAGGCTCAAGGCATGGCCAGCCGTGGCGACACGCTGCTGATCACCGCCGGTGTGCCTTTCGGCAAGCCAGGGACGACTAATACCCTGCGGATCGAGACGCTGGCCTGA
- a CDS encoding urea transporter produces the protein MYTKNFVNPCPDWATALLNGFSQVLLLRNPFCGLCCLLALLLTAPNLVGGALLGALAGLLTAQRRGYERADRQAGLYSYNGVLIGILIAALLPWSAIVPPLIIAAGGLSSILTHQWRKRGGKLLIAYTAPFVLLGWGTLLLTEPMPALYTEANPLYALLRGVGQIFLLDNPLAGLLIVIGMLVANPYATLWALLGSAIGGGVALLAGEAQAAWMGLFGFNAALAALAFSRQGERPWVTLLAIAVALLLQPVFNLMPIASLTAPFVTACWLMHVGSHLQQLSQRRNADRLHS, from the coding sequence ATGTACACCAAGAATTTCGTCAACCCGTGCCCCGACTGGGCCACGGCCTTGCTCAACGGCTTCAGCCAGGTCCTGCTGCTGCGCAATCCTTTTTGCGGCCTGTGCTGCCTGCTGGCCCTTCTGCTGACCGCCCCGAACCTGGTCGGCGGAGCCTTGCTCGGTGCCCTGGCCGGCCTGCTCACCGCCCAACGTCGCGGTTATGAACGCGCCGACCGCCAGGCCGGACTGTACAGCTACAACGGTGTGCTGATCGGTATCCTGATCGCCGCCCTGCTGCCCTGGTCGGCCATCGTACCGCCGCTGATCATCGCCGCCGGTGGTCTCTCCAGCATCCTCACGCACCAATGGCGCAAGCGCGGCGGCAAACTGCTCATCGCCTATACCGCACCCTTCGTGCTGCTGGGCTGGGGCACCCTGTTGCTGACAGAACCGATGCCCGCCTTGTACACCGAGGCCAACCCGCTTTACGCCCTGCTGCGTGGCGTAGGCCAGATCTTCCTGCTGGACAATCCGTTGGCCGGCCTGCTGATCGTCATCGGCATGCTCGTGGCCAACCCCTACGCCACGCTCTGGGCCTTGCTGGGCTCGGCCATCGGCGGCGGCGTGGCGCTGCTGGCAGGTGAAGCCCAAGCGGCCTGGATGGGATTGTTCGGTTTCAATGCTGCGCTCGCCGCCCTAGCCTTCAGCCGCCAGGGCGAGCGCCCTTGGGTGACCCTGCTGGCCATTGCCGTGGCCTTGCTGCTGCAACCTGTCTTCAACCTGATGCCGATCGCCAGCCTAACCGCCCCCTTCGTCACCGCTTGCTGGCTGATGCATGTGGGCAGCCATCTGCAGCAACTGAGCCAACGCCGCAACGCCGATCGCTTGCACAGCTAA
- a CDS encoding ion transporter produces the protein MENPASLRERLYVVVFQTDTVAGRRFDKILLLIILASLVTVILDSIDEVHQGYAGLLAMIEWGFTAIFLVEYLARLYCSPKPLRYAFSFYGLVDLLAIVPGIIALYYSDAQYLLIVRVIRMLRIFRVLKLSPYLKQAHYLLAALQGSKQKIIVFLVSVSTLVTVFGTLMYVVEGPEHGFTSIPKGIYWAIVTLTTVGFGDIVPKTPLGQVLSSLVMITGYSIIAVPTGIFTAELANALRGEQLQHDCPTCRKNTHDHGAAFCSRCGNALFPKNE, from the coding sequence ATGGAAAACCCTGCGAGCCTGCGCGAGCGGCTCTACGTCGTCGTCTTCCAGACCGACACCGTCGCCGGCCGACGCTTCGACAAAATCCTGCTCTTGATCATCCTCGCCAGCCTGGTGACGGTGATCCTCGATAGCATCGACGAAGTCCACCAGGGCTACGCCGGCCTGCTGGCCATGATCGAGTGGGGCTTCACGGCGATCTTCCTGGTGGAGTACCTGGCCCGGCTGTACTGCTCGCCCAAGCCCCTGCGCTATGCCTTCAGTTTCTACGGGCTGGTCGATTTGCTGGCGATCGTGCCGGGAATCATCGCGCTGTACTACAGCGACGCCCAGTACCTGCTGATCGTGCGGGTCATCCGGATGCTGCGGATCTTCCGCGTGCTCAAGCTCAGCCCCTACCTCAAGCAGGCCCATTACCTGCTGGCAGCGCTGCAGGGCAGCAAGCAGAAGATCATCGTCTTTCTGGTGAGCGTCTCCACACTGGTGACGGTGTTCGGCACTCTGATGTATGTGGTCGAAGGCCCTGAACATGGCTTCACCAGCATTCCCAAAGGCATCTACTGGGCCATCGTTACCCTCACCACCGTGGGCTTCGGCGACATCGTGCCCAAGACCCCGCTGGGCCAGGTACTGTCGTCGCTGGTGATGATTACCGGTTACTCGATCATCGCGGTGCCTACCGGCATCTTCACCGCCGAACTGGCCAATGCCTTGCGCGGCGAACAGCTGCAACACGACTGCCCTACCTGTCGCAAGAACACCCACGACCATGGCGCCGCATTCTGCTCACGCTGCGGCAATGCATTGTTCCCGAAAAACGAATAA